The following coding sequences are from one Shewanella violacea DSS12 window:
- the gcvP gene encoding aminomethyl-transferring glycine dehydrogenase, with amino-acid sequence MTTETLTKLEQHDLFLSRHIGPDSAQQQEMLNFVGAESLEDLTEQIVPESIRMNRDLAVGDHVSEAEGMAYIRAIADKNKVNKSYIGMGYYGTLVPTVIQRNVLENPGWYTAYTPYQPEIAQGRLEAILNFQQLSMDLTGLDLASSSLLDEATAAAEAMALAKRVSKAKKANIFFVADDVFPQTLDVIKTRAECFGFDIIVGPAADAANHDIFGALFQYTNRFGQITDFTELFTALHEKKAVVAVAADIMSLVMLKSPGSMGADVVLGNSQRFGVPMGFGGPHAAFFVTRDAYKRSLPGRIIGVSQDTRGNRALRMAMQTREQHIRREKANSNICTAQVLLANMASFYAVFHGPQGLKTIAERIHRLTDILATGLTAKGVTLVNNTWFDTISIKGLDTAAIKTRSEAQGVNLRIDADAGSDKVLGVSLAETTTREDVAQLFDIILGEGHGLDVATLDSNIVANGSTSVPAALIRTDAILTHPTFNRYHSETEMMRYIKRLENKDLALNHSMISLGSCTMKLNAATEMMPITWPEFANMHPFCPQDQAQGYAQLVSELSDWLVDITGYDTVSLQPNSGAQGEYAGLLAIKQYHESRGDAHRNICLIPQSAHGTNPASAQLAGMKIVVTACDKDGNIDMEDLKTKAAEVADNLSCIMVTYPSTHGVYEETIGEICEVIHQHGGQVYLDGANMNAQVGLTSPGSIGADVSHLNLHKTFAIPHGGGGPGMGPIGVKKHLAPFLSGHTVVKHGLESDNNGAVSAAPYGSAGILPITWMYIKLLGKQGLRQSTQMALLNANYVMKKLSEHYPVLYTGRNDRVAHECIIDLRPLKEASGVTEMDIAKRLNDYGFHAPTMSFPVAGTLMIEPTESESKVELDRFIEAMISIRGEAARVESGEWPVDNNPLSNAPHTLADIMDPEFDSRPYSRETAVFPTAAVKLNKFWPTVNRIDDVFGDRNLFCACIPIADYE; translated from the coding sequence ATGACCACTGAAACGCTTACTAAGCTTGAGCAGCACGATCTTTTCCTCAGCCGTCATATCGGCCCGGATAGCGCGCAGCAGCAAGAGATGCTGAATTTTGTCGGTGCTGAGTCTTTAGAAGATCTTACCGAGCAGATAGTGCCAGAGTCGATTCGTATGAATCGCGACCTTGCCGTTGGCGATCATGTCAGCGAAGCCGAAGGCATGGCCTATATCCGCGCCATTGCAGATAAGAACAAGGTTAATAAGAGCTACATAGGCATGGGTTACTACGGTACTCTAGTCCCTACTGTTATCCAGCGTAACGTGCTCGAAAATCCAGGTTGGTACACGGCCTACACGCCATACCAGCCAGAGATTGCTCAGGGTCGTTTAGAAGCTATCCTTAACTTCCAGCAGCTGTCTATGGACCTTACTGGTCTGGACTTAGCGTCTTCATCATTACTGGATGAAGCCACTGCTGCAGCCGAAGCTATGGCATTGGCCAAGCGTGTTTCTAAAGCCAAGAAAGCCAACATCTTCTTCGTTGCCGATGACGTGTTCCCCCAGACACTGGATGTGATCAAGACTCGCGCCGAGTGTTTCGGTTTCGATATTATCGTGGGTCCAGCAGCTGATGCCGCTAACCATGACATCTTTGGTGCCCTGTTCCAGTACACCAACCGTTTTGGTCAAATCACAGATTTCACCGAGCTATTCACCGCGCTACATGAGAAGAAGGCCGTAGTTGCAGTTGCCGCCGACATCATGTCTCTAGTTATGCTTAAGTCGCCGGGCTCAATGGGCGCCGACGTAGTCTTGGGTAACTCACAGCGTTTTGGTGTTCCTATGGGATTCGGTGGTCCACACGCCGCCTTCTTCGTCACCCGTGACGCATATAAACGTTCACTGCCTGGCCGTATTATCGGTGTGTCACAAGATACTCGCGGAAACCGCGCCCTACGTATGGCGATGCAGACTCGTGAGCAACATATCCGCCGCGAAAAAGCGAACTCAAACATCTGTACCGCTCAGGTATTGCTAGCGAATATGGCGTCTTTTTACGCCGTATTCCACGGCCCACAGGGTCTTAAGACTATCGCCGAGCGTATTCATCGTCTGACCGATATTCTTGCCACTGGCCTAACAGCCAAGGGTGTCACTCTGGTTAACAATACCTGGTTCGATACCATATCGATTAAAGGCTTAGACACCGCGGCTATCAAGACTCGCTCTGAAGCCCAAGGTGTTAACCTGCGCATAGATGCTGATGCCGGCTCTGATAAAGTGCTAGGTGTCAGCTTGGCCGAGACCACTACTCGTGAAGATGTAGCTCAGCTGTTCGACATCATACTTGGCGAAGGTCATGGTCTGGATGTTGCCACGCTCGATAGCAACATAGTGGCTAATGGCAGCACATCGGTGCCAGCAGCGCTTATCCGAACAGACGCGATTCTGACTCACCCAACGTTTAATCGCTACCACAGCGAAACCGAGATGATGCGTTATATCAAGCGTCTCGAGAACAAGGATTTAGCCCTTAACCATTCAATGATCTCATTGGGCTCATGTACCATGAAGCTGAACGCTGCCACCGAGATGATGCCTATCACTTGGCCTGAGTTCGCTAACATGCACCCATTCTGCCCACAAGATCAGGCACAAGGTTACGCGCAACTTGTCAGCGAGCTTTCTGACTGGTTAGTGGATATCACAGGTTATGACACTGTATCACTACAGCCTAACTCAGGTGCACAGGGCGAGTACGCCGGTCTGCTTGCGATTAAGCAGTACCATGAGTCTCGCGGCGACGCACACAGAAATATCTGTCTAATTCCTCAGTCGGCACACGGCACTAACCCAGCTTCCGCTCAGCTTGCTGGCATGAAGATCGTGGTTACCGCCTGTGATAAAGACGGCAACATAGACATGGAAGACCTCAAGACAAAAGCGGCAGAAGTTGCCGATAACCTGTCTTGTATCATGGTCACCTACCCATCGACTCACGGCGTGTACGAAGAGACGATTGGTGAGATTTGTGAAGTGATTCATCAACACGGCGGTCAGGTTTACCTAGATGGTGCCAACATGAACGCTCAGGTAGGTTTAACATCGCCAGGTTCTATCGGTGCCGATGTGTCTCACCTTAACCTGCACAAGACCTTCGCTATCCCACATGGCGGCGGCGGACCAGGTATGGGCCCAATCGGTGTTAAGAAACACCTGGCGCCATTCTTGTCTGGCCACACTGTGGTTAAGCATGGTTTAGAGTCTGACAATAACGGTGCAGTATCTGCGGCGCCATACGGTAGCGCAGGAATCTTGCCTATCACTTGGATGTACATCAAGTTACTCGGCAAGCAAGGCCTGAGACAATCGACTCAGATGGCACTGCTTAACGCTAACTACGTGATGAAGAAGCTGTCTGAGCACTACCCAGTGCTTTACACAGGTCGTAACGATCGCGTAGCTCACGAGTGCATCATAGATTTGCGTCCGCTTAAAGAAGCTTCTGGCGTCACTGAGATGGATATCGCTAAGCGTCTTAACGATTACGGTTTCCACGCGCCAACCATGAGCTTCCCAGTTGCGGGTACGCTTATGATTGAGCCCACTGAATCTGAGTCTAAGGTTGAGCTGGACAGATTCATCGAAGCTATGATCTCTATTCGCGGCGAAGCGGCCCGTGTCGAGTCTGGTGAGTGGCCAGTAGACAACAACCCGCTGAGCAACGCACCGCATACTTTGGCTGACATCATGGATCCTGAGTTTGACTCACGTCCATACAGCCGTGAGACAGCTGTGTTCCCGACAGCAGCAGTTAAGCTAAACAAGTTTTGGCCTACGGTTAACCGTATCGATGATGTGTTTGGTGATCGCAATTTGTTTTGTGCATGCATCCCAATTGCTGACTACGAATAA
- the gcvH gene encoding glycine cleavage system protein GcvH: MSNIPTELRYASSHEWIRKEEDGSYTVGISEHAQELLGDMVFIELPDVGDTVTAGEDCAVAESVKAASDIYAPISGEVLAINEALEDSPELVNSDAFGDGWFFRVMPSDTAEIENLLNAEGYQAVIDEE, translated from the coding sequence ATGAGCAATATTCCGACTGAATTGAGGTACGCATCTTCACACGAGTGGATCCGTAAAGAAGAAGACGGTAGCTATACCGTAGGTATCAGTGAGCACGCCCAGGAGCTTTTGGGTGACATGGTATTCATTGAGCTTCCAGACGTTGGCGATACTGTAACTGCTGGTGAAGATTGTGCCGTTGCTGAATCAGTTAAGGCTGCTTCTGACATCTACGCTCCAATCTCAGGTGAAGTACTGGCAATTAACGAAGCCCTTGAAGATTCTCCTGAGCTGGTAAACAGCGATGCATTTGGTGACGGTTGGTTCTTCCGCGTGATGCCTTCTGATACGGCAGAAATTGAAAATCTGCTTAATGCCGAAGGCTATCAAGCAGTAATCGACGAAGAGTAA
- the gcvT gene encoding glycine cleavage system aminomethyltransferase GcvT, with protein sequence MANKTVLFNKHLESDAKMVDFHGWDMPLNYGSQIEEHHAVRQDAGMFDVSHMTVVDVTGTDACVFLRKLLANDVAKLKIPGKALYGGMLDHSAGVIDDLITYYLTDTHYRIVVNSATREKDLAWIAQEVKGFDVVISERPELAMIAVQGPNAKAKAASVFNADQNAAVEGMKPFFGVQSGSLFIATTGYTGETGYEIIVPEAEAEVLWQALLEAGVKPCGLGARDTLRLEAGMNLYGLDMDESVNPLAANMGWTIAWEPEDRNFNGREALAAIKAAGTEKMVGLIMEAKGVIRPGMSIFFTDGEGNEQQGIITSGTFSPTLGYSIAMARVPRSIGDTAEVEMRKKRVTVKVIKPSFVRNGKQAF encoded by the coding sequence ATGGCTAATAAAACTGTACTCTTTAACAAGCACTTAGAATCAGACGCTAAGATGGTAGATTTCCACGGTTGGGATATGCCGCTTAACTATGGCTCTCAAATCGAAGAACATCATGCGGTTCGTCAAGACGCTGGCATGTTCGATGTGTCTCACATGACAGTTGTCGATGTGACTGGCACAGACGCCTGTGTTTTCCTGCGTAAATTATTAGCGAACGATGTCGCTAAGCTTAAGATACCTGGCAAGGCGCTTTACGGCGGAATGTTAGATCATAGCGCTGGCGTGATCGACGATCTCATCACCTATTACCTTACCGACACTCATTACCGCATCGTGGTTAACTCTGCGACTCGCGAAAAAGATCTGGCTTGGATAGCACAAGAAGTTAAAGGCTTCGACGTGGTGATCTCCGAGCGTCCTGAGCTGGCGATGATTGCCGTCCAGGGTCCTAATGCCAAAGCCAAAGCTGCTAGCGTATTTAATGCGGATCAGAATGCTGCGGTTGAAGGCATGAAGCCTTTCTTCGGCGTACAGTCAGGCTCACTATTTATTGCCACTACCGGTTACACAGGCGAAACAGGTTACGAGATCATAGTGCCTGAAGCCGAAGCCGAAGTGCTATGGCAGGCACTGCTCGAAGCTGGCGTTAAGCCATGTGGCCTTGGTGCACGTGACACATTACGCCTCGAAGCTGGCATGAACCTCTATGGTCTGGATATGGACGAGAGTGTTAACCCACTCGCGGCTAACATGGGCTGGACCATAGCATGGGAGCCAGAAGATCGTAATTTCAACGGTCGTGAAGCACTCGCAGCAATCAAGGCTGCCGGTACCGAGAAGATGGTTGGCCTGATAATGGAAGCCAAAGGCGTTATCCGTCCAGGTATGTCTATCTTCTTCACCGATGGTGAAGGTAATGAGCAGCAAGGTATTATTACCAGTGGTACATTCTCACCAACATTAGGCTACTCTATCGCCATGGCTCGTGTCCCAAGAAGTATTGGTGATACAGCTGAAGTCGAAATGCGTAAGAAGCGCGTTACGGTTAAAGTGATCAAGCCTTCGTTTGTACGCAATGGTAAACAAGCCTTTTAA
- a CDS encoding FAD-dependent oxidoreductase gives MQTYDVAIIGGGMVGLATAIGLAMDELRVVVIDAGEAQAVSGEARLRVSAINKASQRLLQNLGAWSYLDDERVSPYQKMEVWDKDSLGKIGFDAHSLSEEYLGSIIENDNIRFALSKRAAEFDEITYLQNHKLDRIAFGEREAWLTLDNGDNISAALVIGADGANSWVREQCKIPMTFWDYGHHAVVASIRTELPHQATARQVFLKDGPLAFLPLYENNLCSIVWSVPPAKAQQLLAASKQEFERTLTAEFDGRMGMCQLECEPQAFPLRMRYARHFARHRMLLAGDAAHTIHPLAGQGVNLGFLDAAAIIETITELKLDGKDIGDYANLRALERWRKADALEMIAAMEGFKRLFEGSNPLKKAIRDFGLNLVDNLSPVKTLFIQQAMGNKNSLPKLCKQD, from the coding sequence CTATGATGTAGCGATTATTGGCGGCGGTATGGTGGGATTAGCTACCGCTATCGGGCTGGCGATGGATGAACTGCGAGTAGTGGTTATCGATGCGGGTGAGGCACAAGCTGTCTCCGGCGAAGCCAGACTCAGGGTCAGCGCTATCAATAAGGCGAGTCAACGCTTACTGCAAAACTTAGGTGCCTGGAGTTATCTGGATGATGAGCGCGTTAGCCCTTATCAGAAGATGGAAGTCTGGGACAAGGACAGTCTGGGCAAGATAGGTTTCGACGCTCACTCTCTTAGTGAAGAGTATCTCGGCAGCATAATCGAAAACGATAACATACGTTTTGCCCTGTCTAAGCGGGCGGCCGAGTTCGATGAGATAACCTATCTGCAAAATCACAAGTTAGACCGGATAGCCTTCGGTGAACGTGAGGCCTGGCTGACCTTAGACAATGGCGATAATATCAGTGCCGCTTTAGTTATCGGTGCCGATGGCGCTAATTCTTGGGTGCGTGAGCAGTGTAAGATCCCCATGACCTTCTGGGATTATGGTCACCATGCTGTGGTTGCTAGTATCCGCACTGAGCTGCCTCATCAAGCTACCGCTCGTCAGGTGTTTCTCAAAGATGGCCCACTGGCTTTCCTGCCGCTATATGAAAATAATCTATGTTCCATCGTCTGGTCGGTGCCACCGGCAAAGGCGCAGCAATTATTGGCCGCGAGTAAACAGGAGTTTGAGCGCACCCTCACCGCTGAGTTCGACGGTCGCATGGGCATGTGTCAGCTCGAATGTGAGCCCCAGGCCTTTCCTTTGCGTATGCGTTACGCTCGTCACTTTGCCCGTCACCGTATGTTACTGGCTGGCGATGCGGCTCACACCATACACCCATTGGCGGGGCAGGGGGTTAACTTAGGTTTCTTAGATGCGGCGGCGATTATCGAGACCATCACCGAGCTCAAACTAGACGGAAAAGATATCGGCGATTACGCTAACCTACGTGCTCTGGAGCGTTGGCGTAAGGCCGATGCCCTGGAGATGATAGCCGCAATGGAAGGTTTCAAGCGTTTATTCGAAGGTAGCAATCCGCTTAAGAAAGCAATCCGTGATTTTGGCTTAAATTTAGTCGATAACCTTTCTCCTGTGAAAACACTGTTTATACAGCAGGCCATGGGTAACAAAAACAGCCTGCCCAAGCTATGTAAGCAAGACTAG